The following coding sequences lie in one Anoplolepis gracilipes chromosome 4, ASM4749672v1, whole genome shotgun sequence genomic window:
- the LOC140664818 gene encoding uncharacterized protein encodes MDNSVFRKPLNKKLIPQSSTNNDHSQYDGTSQSVAAKNNENNIIDYRNISLTLTGQISSSSIHRENLIQKQPNISLVEDTEDDDEQFISNMKEIIDKNYKTQNKENNSIRDLQSKSYLSKKKKCVFSDEDQNLIKRFKKSVDESKVLRATSQKLKQFESVEPVSNSKYSIITKTPKTASVVTLSEIDTDFSRSITNQSPSHITAQKNQLITPTNTGIVRETEIIEIEQLVCYEIPYLTPPQRN; translated from the exons ATGGATAACAGTGTCTTTCGCAAACCATTAAACAAAAAACTGATTCCACAATCCTCAACAAATAATGATCATTCACAGTATGATGGAACATCTCAATCTGTTGcagcaaaaaataatgaaaataatattatcgattataGAAACATTTCTCTTACTTTAACAG GACAGATAAGTTCATCTTCTATACATAGAgagaatttaatacaaaagcaACCTAATATTTCACTTGTAGAGGACACAGAAGATGATGATGAAcagtttatttcaaatatgaaagaaattattgacaaaaattataaaac gCAGAACAAAGAAAACAATAGTATAAGAGATTTGCAAAGCAAATCATATTtatctaagaaaaagaaatgtgtGTTTAGCGATGAAGATCAGAATCTAATAAAGCGATTTAAAAAGTCTGTGGATGAGAGCAAAGTTTTGCGTGCAACTTCACAAAAGCTAAAACAGTTTGAAAGTGTTGAACCTGTCAGCAATTCCAAGTATTCGATAATAACTAAGACTCCAAAGACTGCTTCAGTTGTTACATTAAGTGAGATTGATACAGATTTCAGCAG AAGTATTACAAATCAGTCTCCCTCCCACATAACTGCACAGAAAAATCAATTGATAACACCCACAAATACAGGAATTGTTAGAGAAActgaaattattgaaattgaaCAACTAGTTTGTTACGAGATACCCTATTTGACACCACCccaaagaaattaa